One region of Rhizophagus irregularis chromosome 20, complete sequence genomic DNA includes:
- a CDS encoding uncharacterized protein (SECRETED:cutsite_VSA-AM; SECRETED:prob_0.5083); SECRETED:SignalP(1-18), protein MNKLILLTLFLTLITVSAAMPANDKLADLFYKRNNCKCETAFSSFDSSSSSGPFRGFVSFGQDESGSTTIFGAFNRGFNPDCFYEFLIENENGKVLYNVTRGLNVQIKSDGSTEAFTHKFKNINLNCHSNGILLGGSNMRDSVSYCSNKKFVVKTDNQHAAKKICT, encoded by the coding sequence atgaataaattaatccTTTTGACCTTATTCCTAACGCTAATTACTGTTTCAGCCGCTATGCCAGCTAATGATAAATTAGCTGACTTATTTTACAAACGAAATAATTGTAAATGCGAAACCGCATTCTCAAGTTTTGATTCAAGTTCTTCTTCTGGCCCATTCAGGGGTTTCGTGAGTTTTGGTCAAGATGAATCTGGTAGTACTACAATTTTTGGCGCTTTCAATCGAGGTTTTAACCCAGATTGCTTCTACGAATTTTTAATCGAAAATGAAAACGGTAAAGTCTTATATAATGTTACAAGAGGATTGAATGTTCAAATAAAAAGCGATGGTAGTACAGAAGCTTTCACTCATAAGTTTAAGAATATCAATCTTAACTGTCACAGTAATGGTATTCTTCTTGGTGGTAGCAATATGCGTGATAGTGTTAGCTATTGCAGTAATAAAAAGTTTGTTGTTAAAACTGATAATCAACATGCTGCTAAAAAGATTTGTACTTAA